Below is a genomic region from Desulfovibrio intestinalis.
GTGCATGGTAACGGCCAGGTGACGGGCAATGAGGCGTCTGTGGCGCTTAAGCGTATGGACGTGGATGAGCAGGGCCTGGACCAAATGGATCGCAAGCTGCTTGAAGTGCTTATCAAGCATTATGATGGTGGGCCTGTAGGCATCAAAACTCTGGCTGTTGCCTGCTCTGAAGAAGTGCGCACCATTGAAGATATTTACGAACCATATCTCATCCAGTGCGGTTTTCTCAAGCGTACGCCGCGTGGTCGTATGGCCACTGCCAGAGCCTATACGCATCTGAAGCTGCTGCTTTCCTGATGTTGCATATGGCGAAAGCTGTTTGCGCGGTTTTGTGCGCGTAATGAGTTTCACCAAAAAATTGTTGTTGAAATCGGCTGCCTGTGTTTTGCGGTGGCCGTTTACATTTATAATAGGCGGAAAAGTCTATGCTGCTTGAGGTGTTGGAGGGAGAGTTTTGCATCTGCAAGGTGGCAGATATGAAAGCCGTGAACCTTGACGTGCCTTGGGTATTTGTGGGCAAAACAGACACAGAATTGTCTGTGGTTTATCTGGTTGAACATGCTCCGGCGCAAAGTCTTGCGCGTGAAGACGGGTGGCGTGCCTTTCGAGTTGCCGGGCAGATGGATTTTGGTCTGACGGGCGTACTGGCAGGTTTATCTGCCGTTTTGGCGCAGGCGGCCATCAGCATTTTTGCACTTTCAACCTTTGACACGGATTATATATTGGTGAAAGAGGAAAAATTCACGAAGGCGCTTGAGGTTCTCGAACTGGCTGGATATGAGGTGCCCCGGGCTATTTTACCGCTGGAAAAATAGGGAAGCGCCGTCTCAGGCTTTTAGGCCGCTGTAGCGAAGCCCCAGTGCCATCCCCAAACACCTCCATAGTAATGAATGAAGGGCATCGCTCGTAAGCGATGCCCTTCATTGCGTTGCAGAGTGTGAGCGTTCTATTTGGTATCAATCTTTCCTGCGCGAGCGGCATTAAGCACAGCCATGAGGGCCACGCCCACATCAGCAAAAACAGCTTCCCACAGGCCTGAAAGACCTACAATGCCAAGGCCCATGAACACTCCTTTGATGCCCAGTGCCATAATGATATTCTGCCAGACAATGGTTCTGGTACGGCGGGCAATGCGGAGTAGTTCGGGCAATCGGGCCGGGTTGTCATCAAGAATAACAACGTCGGCGGTTTCAATGGCGGCTTCTGCGCCAAGCCCGCCCATCGCCACGCCTACCCCTGCTGTGGCCAGTACGGGCGCGTCATTGATGCCGTCTCCCACAAAGAGCGTATGCTTGACGGGACCAAGGGCTTCGAGAGCCCCGGCCTTGTCCTCTGGCAGCAGGTCAGCTTTGAGGATATCCAGCTTGAGACGTTGTGCCACGGGGCGGGCCTGCTCTTCGCGGTCTCCGGTAAGCATGGCTATGGTGCTCACACCCATATGGCGCAGTCCTTCAATGGCCTCCGGTGACTGAGGCTTGAGTCGGTCAGCAACCACAATGGCTCCAAGCAAACGTCCATTTTGGGCAACTTGAACGACACTTCCGGGGATGGTCACTACCTGAGGCGTGATACCGTGAGACTCCATAAGAGCTGCGTTACCAGCCAGAAGGGTCGTGTCGGCAATACTGACGACCACACCTTTGCCAGGGACTTCCTGCATGCTTGTTATGGCTGCGTCGTCAGTAACAATATCAGCTGCAAGGGCCGCTCGTATAACAGAGCGCGCAATAGGGTGGTTGGACCGACTTTCAGCAAGAGCCGCCGTTGCCAGCAATTCATTGGGCGCAATGCCTGAGGCGGGCAGCACGGCATTGACCTCAAAAACGCCCTCGGTCAGGGTGCCTGTCTTGTCCAGTGCAGCTACTCTGATATCGCGCAAACTGTCCAAAACT
It encodes:
- a CDS encoding ACT domain-containing protein, with protein sequence MKAVNLDVPWVFVGKTDTELSVVYLVEHAPAQSLAREDGWRAFRVAGQMDFGLTGVLAGLSAVLAQAAISIFALSTFDTDYILVKEEKFTKALEVLELAGYEVPRAILPLEK